In a genomic window of Saccharomyces paradoxus chromosome X, complete sequence:
- the ADO1 gene encoding adenosine kinase (Adenosine kinase~similar to YJR105W): MSAPLVVLGNPLLDFQADVTAEYLAKYSLKDNDAILVDAKSGDAKMAIFDDLLQMPETKLVAGGAAQNTARGAAYVLGVGQVVYFGSVGKDKFSERLLNENEKAGVKSMYQVQNDIGTGKCAALITGHNRSLVTDLGAANFFTPDHLDKHWDLVEAAKLFYIGGFHLTVSPDAIVKLGQHAKENNKPFILNFSAPFIPHVFKDALAKVLPYATVIIANESEAEAFCDAFQLDCANTDLEGIAQRIVKDSPVEKTVIFTHGVEPTVVVSSKGTSTYPVKPLDSSKIVDTNGAGDAFAGGFVAGLTKGKDLETSIDMGQWLAALSIQEVGPSYPSKKISYSK; the protein is encoded by the coding sequence ATGTCCGCACCATTGGTAGTATTGGGTAACCCACTTCTAGATTTCCAAGCCGACGTCACGGCTGAATACTTGGCCAAATATTCTCTAAAGGACAACGATGCAATTTTAGTCGATGCCAAATCAGGCGATGCTAAGATGGCTATTTTTGACGACCTCTTACAGATGCCAGAAACAAAGCTTGTTGCCGGTGGTGCTGCTCAAAACACCGCCAGAGGGGCTGCCTACGTTTTGGGGGTCGGTCAGGTCGTCTACTTCGGTTCCGTCGGTAAGGACAAGTTCAGCGAGAGATTGCTTaacgaaaacgaaaaagCAGGTGTCAAGTCTATGTACCAAGTCCAAAATGACATCGGTACCGGTAAGTGTGCCGCATTGATCACCGGCCATAACCGGTCGTTGGTCACCGACTTGGGTGCtgccaattttttcactccAGACCACTTGGACAAGCATTGGGACTTGGTCGAAGCGGCTAAGCTGTTCTACATTGGTGGTTTCCACTTGACCGTGTCTCCAGACGCTATTGTTAAGTTGGGCCAACACGCCaaggaaaacaacaaaCCTTTCATTTTGAACTTCAGTGCTCCTTTCATTCCTCATGTTTTCAAAGACGCATTGGCCAAAGTTTTGCCTTACGCTACCGTCATCATCGCTAACGAATCCGAAGCCGAAGCCTTCTGCGATGCCTTCCAATTGGACTGTGCCAACACTGATTTGGAAGGTATTGCTCAAAGAATCGTCAAGGACTCTCCAGTTGAAAAGACTGTCATCTTCACCCACGGTGTCGAACCAACAGTCGTCGTGTCGTCCAAGGGAACCAGCACGTACCCCGTCAAACCATTGGACTCCTCTAAGATTGTCGACACCAACGGTGCTGGTGACGCCTTCGCTGGTGGTTTCGTGGCTGGGTTGACTAAAGGTAAGGATTTGGAGACCTCTATCGACATGGGTCAATGGCTAGCTGCTTTGTCTATTCAAGAAGTTGGCCCCTCTTACCcttctaaaaaaatatcttaCTCCAAATAG
- the ECM27 gene encoding Ecm27p (similar to YJR106W) has protein sequence MDWAINVAHPRLLYKDPKLSVTFIVPSLFHIIIAFVLLGICASDFLCPNVAHISDPNSLRSNGSLVSKTASHASHTGALMAVLLSWCNSSPDLFSNLMSWATSTRETRSTSVSLSIGEVLGACGIILCIVEGSIFIIMSRTHIEISQIQKLSIMRDLLFSLVAMFVMSYVSFMNQVTVLNCLLMAFIYAFYLVVKLTFKINHFPETSAETAADTSLRDNSVSPFLDDSLMASGLLPPIQPGFDVSNSITHGIKPSLLSAMDFNSFLSMLENSSLEEDDPRNEMAELNTLRSMTPAQHWSASATIAAGATTSAERPFSEPTNAFTEYTDSERAINSSPAMFAAYHDNPHDEESQEQVLLETPAQGQFGAQVMRKFSKRSLGWIIRIFVPHLSNFSQKSISDSIFSVITVPFFIIFKLSCPQPPSDILSYDPTLNKYSLTTLPIVLLFIQSVTAPFLLCSILSVLLASHLGFLVYLFPLTLSMGLILLLTAFITKVNLHNKFTLSLDSSNILQEKLQKRKLLERLNTSIQVIFLAIGIINIIIWISLLANSLIEMMEIYQRILGLSKAILGLTIFAWGNSIGDLISNISMCRLYKTQTHYQDRVHLATKFFMISCASCLGGVMLNSMGGIGFSGLVSMLFMGAFNDNEWWFLRKVKLQESSQLDDRLNYKFIVSCVFIILQIILLLLFFGGPKNIKRRLTNEMKLVGVCMCGLWALATLINVFLELFS, from the coding sequence ATGGACTGGGCAATCAATGTGGCCCATCCACGATTACTTTACAAGGACCCAAAATTATCAGTAACGTTTATTGTGCCAAGCTTATTCCATATCATTATAGCTTTCGTACTATTAGGAATATGTGCGTCCGATTTTCTTTGCCCCAACGTGGCTCATATATCAGATCCTAACAGCCTTCGGTCAAATGGTTCTTTGGTTTCGAAAACAGCATCTCATGCATCTCATACTGGGGCCTTAATGGCAGTTCTACTATCTTGGTGTAACTCTTCGCCCGACttattttcaaacttaATGAGCTGGGCAACGTCTACGAGAGAAACAAGATCAACCTCGGTATCACTATCCATTGGCGAAGTGCTGGGTGCCTGCGGCATAATCCTATGCATTGTGGAAGGCtccatttttatcattatgTCAAGAACCCATATTGAAATTTCGCAGATACAAAAGCTATCCATAATGAGAGACTTGTTATTTTCCCTAGTCGCCATGTTTGTAATGAGTTACGTTTCCTTTATGAACCAGGTCACCGTGCTGAATTGCCTTTTGATGGCATTCATTTATGCATTTTATTTAGTCGTTAAATTAACTTTCAAGATTAATCATTTTCCAGAAACCTCCGCTGAGACTGCTGCCGATACGAGCCTCAGAGATAACTCCGTTTCTCCATTTTTAGATGACTCTCTGATGGCCTCTGGTTTACTACCACCAATACAACCTGGCTTTGACGTATCCAATTCTATAACACACGGAATTAAGCCAAGTTTGCTATCTGCTATGGATTTCAATAGTTTTCTATCAATGTTAGAAAATTCATCCCTGGAGGAGGATGACCCAAGGAATGAAATGGCAGAATTAAACACTCTGCGTAGCATGACTCCAGCACAACATTGGTCCGCCTCTGCAACAATTGCTGCTGGAGCGACCACAAGCGCTGAAAGACCTTTTAGTGAGCCAACAAATGCGTTTACAGAATATACAGATTCCGAAAGGGCAATAAATAGTTCCCCAGCGATGTTCGCCGCCTATCATGACAACCCTCACGATGAAGAGTCTCAAGAGCAAGTATTATTGGAGACACCAGCGCAGGGTCAATTTGGTGCACAAGTAATGCgaaagttttccaaaaggTCTCTAGGTTGGATCATAAGAATTTTCGTACCGCATCTCTCAAATTTCTCCCAAAAATCTATCTCAGATTCAATCTTTTCCGTAATCACCGttccatttttcattatatttaAACTATCATGTCCACAACCGCCTTCTGATATACTGAGTTACGATCCCACTCTGAATAAATACTCTTTAACAACTTTACCCATagttttattatttatcCAATCAGTTACTGCACCCTTCCTCCTTTGCAGCATACTTTCTGTACTTTTGGCTTCTCATCTAGGTTTTCTCGTTTATCTTTTCCCCCTTACGTTATCCATGGGTTTGATTTTACTATTGACGGCTTTCATTACAAAGGTAAATCTGCATAACAAGTTCACTCTCTCATTAGACAGCTCTAATATTTTACAGGAAAAACtacaaaagagaaaactcCTTGAGAGACTCAACACCAGTATCcaagtaatttttttggctaTCGGCATAataaatatcattatttgGATATCACTTTTAGCCAATTCTCTTATTGAGATGATGGAAATTTACCAAAGAATACTAGGATTATCGAAGGCTATTTTGGGCCTTACCATTTTCGCATGGGGAAATTCCATAGGGGACTTGATCTCCAACATATCTATGTGTAGGCTCTACAAGACCCAAACTCATTATCAAGACAGAGTTCATTTAGccacaaaatttttcatgatATCATGCGCATCTTGTTTGGGAGGTGTAATGTTAAATTCCATGGGAGGTATAGGCTTTAGCGGGTTAGTCTCAATGCTTTTCATGGGCGCTTTTAATGATAACGAATGGTGGTTTCTAAGAAAAGTTAAATTACAAGAATCGAGTCAATTGGATGATAGACTAAATTACAAATTCATAGTTTCTTGCGTCTTCATTATCCTACAGATTATTCTCTTGCTGCTATTCTTCGGCGGGCCTAAGAATATTAAACGACGCCTCACAAATGAGATGAAATTAGTCGGAGTCTGTATGTGCGGATTATGGGCACTGGCCACTTTGATTAATGTATTTCTAGAACTCTTTAGCTAA
- the LIH1 gene encoding putative lipase (lipase~similar to YJR107W) — MMSARLFILYLFVAFTPVVRCSSNLPITPYIYERLVYFIKASSISSCISDNLLLVNKTFNDGGCPPHINFCNDEIINPTAGQTVVELVLSAKKGELGSGYLAVDHGKKVVILAFRGSTTRQDWFSDFEIYPVEYSPLCVKEYRKLIEEGKIRECEGCKMHRGFLRFTETLGMDVFKKMESILESYPDYRIVVTGHSLGAALASLAGIELKIRGFDPLVLTFATPKIFNSEMKQWVDELFETDAIEKESILKNEIQFRKGYFRVVHTGDYIPMVPPFYHPAGLEMFINKVGLPQNAEDIEYRGKNNRLTLKDGFREGMSGLVEDWLHVYEHRAYFIDVVGCSGL; from the coding sequence ATGATGTCTGCCAGACTTTTCATACTATATCTTTTTGTAGCATTCACGCCTGTTGTTCGTTGTTCGTCCAACCTGCCCATTACTCCCTATATATATGAGCGTCTGGTATATTTCATTAAGGCAAGCTCAATATCAAGCTGCATATCTGACAACTTACTTCTTGTTAATAAAACCTTCAACGACGGAGGTTGTCCACCACATATAAACTTCTGCAACGATGAGATAATCAATCCAACAGCGGGTCAAACAGTGGTTGAATTAGTTCTCAGTGCAAAAAAAGGTGAGCTAGGCTCGGGTTATCTGGCTGTTGACCACGGAAAAAAGGTTGTTATTTTAGCGTTTAGAGGATCCACAACAAGACAAGATTGGTTTagtgattttgaaatatatcCTGTTGAATATTCCCCACTTTGCGTTAAGGAATATCGTAAGCTTATAGAAGAGGGAAAAATTAGAGAATGCGAAGGTTGTAAAATGCATAGAGGGTTTCTCAGGTTCACAGAAACTCTCGGGATGGACgtctttaaaaaaatggagTCGATTTTGGAAAGCTATCCGGATTATCGGATTGTTGTCACTGGGCACTCCCTGGGGGCAGCGTTAGCAAGTTTGGCTGGGATTGAGTTAAAGATAAGAGGGTTTGATCCATTAGTATTGACATTCGCAACACCAAAGATATTTAATAGTGAAATGAAACAATGGGTAGACGAGTTATTTGAAACAGATGCTATAGAAAAGGAGTCGATtctcaaaaatgaaattcaatTCCGTAAGGGCTATTTTAGGGTTGTGCATACGGGTGATTATATTCCTATGGTCCCACCATTCTATCATCCGGCTGGTTTAGAGATGTTCATTAATAAAGTCGGTCTACCCCAGAATGCTGAAGATATTGAATACCGTGGTAAAAACAATAGGTTAACTTTAAAGGACGGATTTCGAGAGGGTATGAGCGGTTTGGTTGAAGACTGGTTACATGTTTATGAACATCGAGCCTACTTCATTGACGTAGTGGGATGTTCTGGACTTTAG
- the CPA2 gene encoding carbamoyl-phosphate synthase (glutamine-hydrolyzing) CPA2 (Large subunit of carbamoyl phosphate synthetase~similar to YJR109C) produces the protein MTSIYTSTEPTNSAFTTEHYKPQLVEGVNSVLVIGSGGLSIGQAGEFDYSGSQAIKALKEDNKFTILVNPNIATNQTSHSLADKIYYLPVTPEYITYIIELERPDAILLTFGGQTGLNCGVALDESGVLAKYNVKVLGTPIKTLITSEDRDLFASALKDINIPIAESFACETVDEALEAAERVKYPVIVRSAYALGGLGSGFANNAGEMKELAAQSLSLAPQILVEKSLKGWKEVEYEVVRDRVGNCITVCNMENFDPLGVHTGDSMVFAPSQTLSDEEFHMLRSAAIKIIRHLGVIGECNVQYALQPDGLDYRVIEVNARLSRSSALASKATGYPLAYTAAKIGLGYTLPELPNPITKTTVANFEPSLDYIVAKIPKWDLSKFQYVDRSIGSSMKSVGEVMAIGRNYEEAFQKALRQVDPSLLGFQGSAEFGDQLDEALRTPTDRRVLAIGQALIHENYTVERVNELSKIDKWFLYKCMNIVNIYKELESVKSLSDLSKDLLQRAKKLGFSDKQIAVTINKHASTDINELEIRSLRKTLGIIPFVKRIDTLAAEFPAQTNYLYTTYNATKNDVEFDENGMLVLGSGVYRIGSSVEFDWCAVNTAKTLRAQGKKTIMINYNPETVSTDFDEVDRLYFEELSYERVMDIYELEQSEGCIISVGGQLPQNIALKLYDNGCNIMGTNPNDIDRAENRHKFSSILDSINVDQPEWSELTSVEEAKLFASKVNYPVLIRPSYVLSGAAMSVVNNEEELKAKLTLASDVSPDHPVVMSKFIEGAQEIDVDAVAYDGTVLVHAISEHVENAGVHSGDASLVLPPQHLSDDVKIALKDIADKVAKAWKITGPFNMQIIKDGEHTLKVIECNIRASRSFPFVSKVLGVNFIEIAVKAFLGGDIVPKPIDLMLNKKYDYVATKVPQFSFTRLAGADPFLGVEMASTGEVASFGKDLIESYWTAIQSTMNFHVPLPPSGILFGGDISREYLGQVASIVAAIGYRIYTTNEPTKTYLEKHIKETNSQVSLIKFPKNDKRKLRELFQEYDIKAVFNLASKRAESTDDVDYIMRRNAIDFAIPLFNEPQTALLFAKCLKAKIAEKIRILESHDVTVPPEVRSWDEFVGFKAY, from the coding sequence atgacTTCGATTTATACATCTACAGAACCTACGAATTCTGCTTTTACCACTGAGCACTACAAACCTCAGTTAGTTGAAGGCGTAAATTCGGTGCTTGTCATTGGGTCAGGCGGGCTCTCTATTGGTCAAGCTGGTGAATTCGATTACAGTGGTTCTCAAGCTATCAAAGCTTTGAAGGAAGATAACAAATTTACTATATTGGTTAACCCAAATATCGCTACTAACCAAACTTCTCATTCCCTGGCGGATAAGATTTATTACTTGCCCGTTACACCAGAATACATCACATACATCATTGAACTTGAAAGGCCGGATGCCATACTTTTGACCTTCGGTGGTCAAACGGGTCTAAATTGTGGTGTGGCTCTGGATGAATCTGGTGTTTTGGCCAAATACAACGTTAAAGTTCTAGGTACTCCCATCAAGACTTTGATCACTTCTGAAGATAGAGACCTCTTCGCATCTGCTTTGAAAGATATTAACATCCCGATTGCGGAATCATTTGCCTGTGAAACTGTGGACGAAGCTTTGGAGGCAGCTGAAAGGGTCAAATACCCAGTTATTGTCAGATCTGCATACGCATTGGGTGGGTTAGGTTCAGGTTTCGCTAACAATGCAGGTGAAATGAAGGAACTTGCTGCGCAATCCTTGTCGTTGGCCCCACAAAttcttgttgaaaaatCCTTGAAAGGTTGGAAAGAAGTTGAATATGAAGTGGTCAGAGATAGAGTTGGTAATTGTATCACAGTATGTAATATGGAAAATTTCGACCCACTTGGTGTTCATACCGGTGATTCCATGGTTTTTGCTCCTTCGCAGACCCTATCGGATGAAGAGTTTCATATGTTGAGATCAGCAGCAATTAAAATCATTAGACACCTTGGTGTTATTGGCGAATGTAACGTCCAATACGCTTTACAACCTGATGGGCTAGACTACAGAGTTATTGAAGTGAATGCACGTCTATCTCGTTCCTCTGCATTGGCATCCAAGGCTACTGGTTACCCCTTAGCGTACACTGCCGCTAAGATTGGACTTGGTTATACCTTGCCAGAATTGCCTAACCCAATCACAAAAACCACAGTAGCTAACTTTGAGCCATCTTTAGATTATATTGTGGCGAAAATACCTAAGTGGGATCTTTCAAAGTTTCAGTATGTGGACAGATCCATCGGTTCATCAATGAAATCAGTTGGAGAAGTTATGGCTATCGGTAGAAACTATGAAGaagcttttcaaaaggCATTAAGACAGGTGGACCCATCACTGTTGGGATTCCAAGGCTCTGCTGAATTCGGCGATCAACTTGATGAAGCCTTGAGAACTCCAACGGACAGAAGAGTTCTTGCCATTGGTCAAGCCTTAATCCATGAAAACTATACAGTTGAGAGAGTTAATGAACTGAGTAAAATTGACAAATGGTTTCTTTACAAGTGCATGAACATTGTCAATATCTATAAAGAACTTGAGTCAGTTAAATCTTTAAGTGACTTGAGTAAAGATCTCTTGCAGAGAGCCAAGAAATTAGGGTTTTCGGATAAGCAGATTGCGGTTACTATAAATAAACACGCCTCCACAGACATTAACGAACTGGAAATCAGAAGTTTAAGAAAAACGTTAGGTATCATCCCCTTTGTCAAGAGAATCGATACTTTAGCCGCAGAATTCCCAGCACAAACTAATTATTTGTATACCACTTACAACGCTACAAAAAACGATGTAGAGTTCGACGAAAACGGTATGCTTGTACTAGGCTCAGGTGTCTATCGTATTGGTTCATCTGTGGAATTTGATTGGTGTGCCGTGAACACTGCTAAGACTTTAAGAGCTCAGGGTAAGAAAACTATCATGATAAACTATAACCCAGAAACAGTTTCCACAGATTTCGACGAGGTTGATAGATTAtactttgaagaattatCGTATGAAAGAGTGATGGACATTTATGAGTTGGAGCAATCCGAGGGTTGCATTATTTCCGTCGGTGGTCAATTACCTCAAAACATTGCCCTGAAACTTTACGATAACGGCTGTAATATAATGGGTACTAATCCAAATGATATTGATAGAGCTGAGAACAGACACAAATTCTCTTCTATTTTGGATTCTATTAATGTCGACCAACCTGAGTGGAGTGAGCTAACATCAGTagaagaagcaaaattATTCGCTTCTAAAGTTAACTACCCTGTGTTAATTCGTCCATCTTATGTGCTTTCCGGTGCAGCAATGAGTGTTGTCAATAATGAGGAGGAACTGAAGGCCAAATTAACCCTGGCATCTGATGTTTCTCCTGACCACCCAGTCGTCATGTCTAAATTTATTGAAGGTGCCCAAGAAATTGACGTTGACGCCGTTGCTTATGATGGTACTGTCTTGGTACACGCAATTTCTGAGCATGTTGAAAATGCAGGTGTGCATTCTGGTGATGCTTCTTTGGTCTTACCGCCTCAACATCTTTCTGATGACGTGAAGATTGCTCTAAAAGACATTGCTGATAAAGTTGCGAAAGCTTGGAAAATCACTGGTCCCTTCAATATGCAAATCATCAAAGATGGGGAGCATACATTGAAAGTCATTGAATGTAACATTAGAGCTTCTAGATCATTCCCATTCGTTTCGAAAGTTTTAGGCGttaattttattgaaatcGCTGTAAAGGCATTTTTGGGCGGTGACATTGTGCCAAAACCGATTGATTTGATGCTCAACAAAAAGTACGACTATGTCGCTACTAAAGTCCCTCAATTTTCCTTTACGAGATTAGCTGGTGCTGATCCTTTCTTAGGGGTCGAGATGGCATCAACTGGTGAAGTTGCTTCTTTTGGTAAGGATTTAATTGAAAGCTACTGGACTGCTATCCAAAGTACTATGAACTTCCATGTACCATTACCTCCAAGTGGTATATTATTTGGTGGCGATATATCTCGAGAATATTTGGGCCAGGTGGCTTCCATAGTGGCCGCTATTGGTTACAGAATATATACTACCAATGAGCCGACTAAAACATATCTAGAAAAGCACATCAAGGAAACAAACTCGCAGGTATCTTTGATTAAATTTCCAAAGAATGATAAGAGAAAATTACGTGAACTATTTCAAGAATACGACATCAAAGCTGTTTTCAACCTAGCTTCCAAGAGAGCTGAAAGCACTGATGATGTTGATTATATTATGAGAAGGAATGCTATTGATTTTGCTATCCCATTGTTCAATGAACCCCAAACGGCTTTATTGTTTGCGAAATGCttgaaagcaaaaattgCAGAAAAGATCAGAATTTTGGAATCTCATGACGTTACAGTCCCACCGGAAGTCCGTTCTTGGGATGAATTTGTTGGTTTCAAAGCATATTGA